Proteins encoded in a region of the Gammaproteobacteria bacterium genome:
- the mdoH gene encoding glucans biosynthesis glucosyltransferase MdoH has translation MTQVSLLTPPTAPLSMPTQVLSRHPDTVIASHDASPWLARLLTFGGSLALTAAASYQLYLILPLNGAGAPVWTALLLWLLLCLFTVTFGWVALTAMAALSGVFYGHDGWHAASDAPLRGRTVLLMPVYNEDSVSACAALAAMAEELTQLDLQQHFEIFVLSDSSEPEIWSSEVAAVQCLRERLAGNIPVWYRRRDRNTARKAGNIRDFINHWGSRYDYMVVLDADSLIAGETLARLVREMDAEPSTGILQTLPNLYGGETLYARLQQFAGVVYGPVFARGLNAWQGHDGNYWGHNAILRVRAFAESAGLPCIPGPRPFGGEIRSHDFVEAALIRRAGWKVRMLPGLKGSWEECPPTLLDAAVRDRRWAQGNVQHLAVVSARGLRWPNRAHMLMGVMNYATSPLWLAMVAVGLLLSTRLSQEPLVASADGGWLLLGGLVFDAERMIRLFILTMTLLLLPKLLGFCAGICRREVHGGQGRVRLVLSAVMELLFSILHAPIVMLLHSRHLWEIVRGQDSGWSAQQRRGRRVSWKELLYRHGWHTAVGLLVTTQLLWLSSPLLYWMLPMVVGLMLAIPLSALSGSRRFASLLARAGLLHTPEECKPPAIMRRRDVFQDYFVDAVSAAGRVLQPVAAVLPAADRSTDT, from the coding sequence ATGACGCAGGTATCACTTTTAACGCCACCGACAGCCCCGCTGTCCATGCCGACCCAGGTGCTGTCGAGGCACCCGGATACGGTTATCGCCAGTCACGATGCCTCTCCCTGGCTGGCCAGACTGCTCACCTTCGGCGGCAGCCTGGCACTGACTGCCGCTGCCAGCTACCAGCTGTATCTCATCCTGCCTTTGAATGGGGCTGGTGCGCCGGTCTGGACTGCGCTGTTACTCTGGTTACTGCTGTGCCTGTTCACCGTTACGTTCGGGTGGGTCGCGCTGACAGCGATGGCAGCACTGTCCGGCGTGTTTTATGGTCATGACGGCTGGCACGCCGCCAGCGATGCACCACTGCGCGGCAGGACCGTGCTGCTGATGCCCGTCTACAACGAGGATTCGGTCAGCGCCTGTGCGGCGCTGGCAGCGATGGCCGAAGAACTGACGCAGCTGGACTTGCAGCAGCATTTCGAAATATTTGTTCTGTCCGACTCCAGCGAACCGGAAATCTGGTCGTCGGAAGTGGCGGCCGTGCAATGCCTGCGCGAGCGGCTGGCGGGCAACATACCGGTCTGGTACCGACGGCGTGATCGCAATACTGCTCGCAAGGCCGGCAACATTCGTGACTTTATCAATCACTGGGGCAGTCGGTATGACTATATGGTGGTGCTGGATGCCGACAGTCTGATCGCCGGGGAAACCCTGGCCAGGCTGGTCCGGGAGATGGATGCCGAACCTTCAACCGGGATTCTGCAGACCCTGCCGAACCTGTACGGTGGCGAGACGTTGTACGCCCGGCTTCAGCAGTTTGCCGGTGTGGTTTATGGCCCGGTCTTTGCCCGTGGCCTGAATGCCTGGCAGGGCCACGACGGGAACTACTGGGGTCACAACGCCATTCTGCGGGTTCGTGCGTTTGCGGAATCTGCCGGTCTGCCCTGTATACCAGGGCCGCGTCCATTCGGTGGTGAAATTCGCTCGCACGATTTTGTCGAGGCGGCCCTGATTCGACGGGCGGGCTGGAAAGTGCGCATGCTGCCGGGGCTGAAAGGCTCCTGGGAGGAATGTCCTCCTACGTTGCTGGATGCGGCGGTGCGGGACCGACGCTGGGCCCAGGGCAATGTGCAGCACCTGGCGGTGGTTTCCGCCCGCGGCCTGCGCTGGCCGAACCGCGCCCATATGCTGATGGGCGTTATGAACTACGCAACATCACCCTTGTGGCTGGCGATGGTGGCGGTGGGGTTGCTGCTGAGTACCCGGTTGAGTCAGGAGCCGTTAGTCGCATCAGCCGATGGGGGCTGGCTGCTGCTCGGAGGGCTGGTTTTCGATGCCGAGCGCATGATTCGTCTGTTTATTCTTACCATGACCCTGCTGCTGCTGCCAAAGCTGTTGGGGTTCTGTGCCGGCATCTGCCGCCGGGAGGTTCACGGCGGCCAGGGACGGGTCCGGCTTGTCCTGAGTGCAGTAATGGAACTTCTGTTCTCGATATTGCATGCGCCCATTGTTATGCTGCTGCACAGCAGACACCTTTGGGAAATTGTGCGGGGGCAGGATTCCGGCTGGTCAGCCCAGCAGCGCCGCGGCAGACGGGTATCCTGGAAAGAGCTTTTGTACAGGCATGGCTGGCACACCGCCGTGGGTCTGCTGGTCACCACGCAGCTCCTGTGGCTGTCTTCACCACTGCTGTACTGGATGCTGCCCATGGTTGTCGGCTTGATGCTGGCTATTCCCCTCTCTGCCCTAAGCGGCAGCCGCCGGTTCGCCTCGCTGCTGGCCCGCGCAGGGTTGTTGCATACGCCGGAAGAATGTAAACCACCGGCCATCATGAGACGCCGCGATGTATTCCAGGATTATTTTGTGGATGCAGTAAGCGCGGCCGGGCGAGTACTTCAGCCGGTAGCAGCCGTGCTGCCTGCTGCGGACAGATCGACAGATACCTGA
- a CDS encoding glucan biosynthesis protein: MFHRHGFAVCLTTGMMAICLVAAQQLQAQSVDSLNPDRTSAQPFSQQWLQDRARQLAAQPFQPQRLAADNPLLALDYDTYRRIVFNPEAAVWRDAQGPFQLQLFHPGFLHAIPVGLHTVNEGQSQRLPFSPAVFDYPHSLAGVNPADAGGYAGFRIHYPINSSARHEEFLVFLGSSYFRAVGKDQFYGLSARGLAVNTVGPGGEEFPHFADFWIERPANEAQQIVLHALLDSPSVTGAFHFSVKPGAGTRMEVDATLYPRRDLPRVGIAPLTSMFLFDTTNRDRFDDFRNAVHDSDGLQILQTNGETVWRPLSNPSQVQVSAFGAAMPAGFGLLQRHQDFAEFNDAEARYDKRTSLWIEPLDDWGAGHVELVEIPSVEEINDNIVAYWQPAAGLQAGSEYRFRYRMLWGKGSPAGPAQGRIVDTAAGAVAGSGERVFVIDYSDGSQLPVAEKDGAVRIIATSSAGTITNVSGTLVDATDRYRAYIKLDPAGAELAELRVTLEVGGRQWGETWLYRWTR, encoded by the coding sequence ATGTTTCACCGACACGGGTTCGCTGTCTGTCTGACGACAGGGATGATGGCGATCTGCCTGGTTGCCGCCCAGCAACTCCAGGCGCAGTCGGTCGATAGTCTGAATCCGGATCGAACCAGTGCCCAGCCGTTCAGCCAGCAGTGGCTGCAGGACCGGGCCCGTCAGCTGGCGGCGCAGCCATTCCAGCCCCAGAGGCTGGCGGCGGACAATCCACTCCTGGCGCTGGATTACGATACCTACCGGCGCATCGTGTTCAATCCTGAAGCCGCTGTCTGGCGCGATGCACAGGGGCCGTTTCAGCTGCAACTGTTCCATCCCGGTTTTCTGCACGCCATCCCGGTGGGGCTGCATACTGTCAACGAAGGGCAGTCACAGCGGCTGCCGTTCTCCCCGGCCGTGTTCGATTACCCGCACAGTCTGGCTGGCGTCAATCCGGCAGACGCCGGCGGTTATGCTGGATTTCGCATCCATTACCCGATCAATTCGTCCGCGCGCCACGAAGAATTCCTGGTGTTTCTTGGTTCCAGTTACTTCCGGGCCGTCGGCAAAGACCAGTTCTACGGGTTGTCAGCGCGCGGCCTCGCGGTCAATACAGTGGGGCCCGGCGGGGAGGAATTCCCCCATTTTGCCGATTTCTGGATCGAGCGACCGGCGAACGAAGCACAACAGATTGTACTTCACGCCTTGCTGGACAGCCCTTCGGTGACCGGTGCTTTTCATTTCTCAGTCAAGCCCGGCGCGGGCACCCGCATGGAAGTGGATGCAACCCTGTACCCGCGTCGTGACCTGCCGCGGGTCGGCATTGCGCCGTTGACTTCCATGTTCCTGTTCGACACCACCAACCGCGATCGTTTTGACGACTTCCGCAACGCCGTGCACGACTCGGACGGGTTACAGATTCTGCAGACCAATGGCGAGACTGTCTGGCGACCGCTGAGCAATCCGTCGCAAGTGCAGGTTTCCGCCTTCGGTGCCGCGATGCCGGCAGGCTTCGGGCTCCTGCAACGGCATCAGGACTTCGCTGAATTCAATGACGCAGAGGCCCGCTATGACAAGCGCACCTCGTTGTGGATCGAACCGTTGGATGACTGGGGTGCCGGACATGTGGAGCTGGTGGAAATTCCCAGCGTCGAAGAGATCAACGACAACATTGTCGCCTACTGGCAACCGGCCGCCGGTCTGCAGGCCGGTAGTGAGTACCGCTTCCGGTACCGCATGCTGTGGGGTAAGGGATCACCTGCCGGGCCGGCCCAGGGGCGAATCGTCGATACCGCCGCCGGTGCCGTCGCAGGCAGCGGGGAGCGGGTCTTCGTCATTGATTACAGCGACGGCAGTCAGTTACCGGTTGCAGAAAAAGACGGCGCCGTCCGGATCATTGCGACCAGCAGTGCCGGCACGATCACTAACGTAAGCGGGACGCTGGTCGATGCGACCGATCGCTACCGGGCCTATATAAAACTGGACCCGGCCGGGGCCGAACTGGCCGAGCTGCGCGTCACCCTGGAAGTTGGCGGTCGCCAGTGGGGTGAAACCTGGTTATACCGGTGGACCCGATGA